In Rhizobium jaguaris, a single window of DNA contains:
- a CDS encoding autoinducer 2 ABC transporter substrate-binding protein — MKRFIVAALAASLSLATATMAFAQDTGKVGIVVKIGGIPWFNAMEAGIKEQGQKLGVDASMIGPTSADPALQVRAIEDLIAQGVKVIGVVPNDAKVLEPVLSKAKEKGIIVITHESPGQKGADWDFELASSTGFGEAHAKLLAEKMGGKGEYAVFVGSLTVPLHNAWADAAIAYLKKNYPDMKLVGDRYGVAEDVDKSRSTALDLISAHPDLKGFLAFGSQGPIGAGRAIEERRKVGKIFVLGPFSPGQGQKLLNADAISGGFMWNPKQAGEVFVTLSQKLMKGEQIKDGEQIEGLGTIHPDFEKHNIIVDQLVPINKNTVADLAAMGL; from the coding sequence ATGAAGAGATTTATCGTGGCTGCGCTAGCAGCGTCACTGTCGCTTGCTACCGCCACAATGGCCTTTGCGCAGGACACCGGCAAGGTCGGCATCGTCGTGAAGATCGGCGGCATCCCGTGGTTCAATGCCATGGAAGCCGGCATCAAGGAGCAGGGACAGAAACTCGGCGTAGACGCCTCGATGATCGGTCCGACAAGCGCCGATCCGGCCCTTCAGGTGCGCGCCATCGAGGATCTGATCGCTCAAGGCGTCAAGGTCATCGGCGTCGTTCCGAATGATGCCAAAGTGCTCGAGCCGGTTCTCAGCAAGGCGAAGGAAAAGGGCATCATCGTTATCACGCATGAATCGCCGGGCCAGAAGGGGGCGGATTGGGACTTCGAGCTCGCCTCCTCGACCGGTTTTGGTGAGGCGCATGCCAAGCTTCTTGCCGAGAAAATGGGCGGCAAGGGCGAATATGCAGTCTTCGTCGGTTCGTTGACGGTACCGCTGCACAATGCCTGGGCCGATGCGGCCATCGCCTATCTCAAGAAGAACTATCCGGATATGAAGCTCGTCGGTGATCGTTACGGCGTGGCAGAAGACGTCGACAAGAGCCGCAGCACGGCGCTCGATCTCATCTCCGCCCATCCGGATCTCAAGGGCTTCCTCGCCTTCGGCAGCCAGGGTCCGATCGGAGCGGGTCGCGCGATCGAAGAGCGTCGCAAGGTCGGCAAGATCTTCGTGCTTGGCCCCTTCTCCCCCGGGCAAGGGCAGAAGCTCCTGAACGCGGACGCTATTTCCGGCGGCTTCATGTGGAACCCGAAACAGGCTGGCGAGGTCTTCGTGACGCTTTCGCAGAAGCTGATGAAGGGCGAGCAAATCAAGGACGGCGAGCAGATCGAGGGCCTGGGTACGATCCATCCGGATTTCGAGAAGCATAACATCATCGTGGACCAGCTCGTTCCGATCAACAAAAATACGGTTGCCGATCTCGCGGCAATGGGCCTCTGA
- a CDS encoding sugar ABC transporter ATP-binding protein, with product MSEIESANASGGALLSLRDINITFGGVKALKNVAFEVHPGEIHCLAGENGSGKSTLIKIITGVYRPAPGAIIEYDGQTYSHMSPVTAQAKGIQVIWQDLALFPEMSVAENIAFQTVLGRWPRLVDYKQMRQLAMNALKRLGVTLDVDLPLKEYAIAQRQIVAIARALVGEAKIVFMDEPTASLTQSETNHLLEIVRNLSASGVAVVFVSHRLAEVLEISSRLTVLRDGALVGVYPTEGMTQSRITELMTGKTFDNQVRATPKDHQPVVLDVRSLSRRGQFEDISLTVRRGETLGITGLLGAGRTELALALFGMTKPNSGTIMLDGRPVRFSSNRDAVQAGIAYLSEDRLSLGLIQPQSIADNLVISSLRKILSGGFLSDERKESLVSHWIRELGIRIGRQEDAISTLSGGNQQRVAIAKWLATDPKLLILDAPTVGVDVGARAGIFDIVAKLAESGLAIILISDEVPEVYFNADRVLHMAQGRIVGSFDPRQCSLHDIEAAVYA from the coding sequence ATGTCTGAGATCGAAAGCGCGAATGCGAGCGGCGGAGCGCTGCTATCGCTTCGCGACATCAACATAACGTTCGGCGGCGTCAAGGCCCTGAAGAACGTGGCTTTCGAAGTCCATCCGGGCGAGATTCATTGCCTTGCCGGCGAAAACGGCTCGGGCAAAAGCACGCTGATCAAGATCATCACCGGCGTCTATCGTCCTGCACCCGGAGCCATCATCGAATATGACGGCCAGACCTATTCCCACATGTCGCCTGTGACTGCCCAGGCGAAGGGAATTCAGGTCATCTGGCAGGATCTCGCGCTGTTTCCAGAGATGAGCGTGGCGGAGAATATCGCCTTCCAGACCGTGCTCGGCCGCTGGCCCCGCCTCGTCGATTACAAGCAGATGCGACAGCTTGCGATGAACGCGCTGAAACGGCTGGGCGTTACGCTCGATGTCGATCTGCCGCTCAAAGAATACGCAATCGCCCAACGGCAGATCGTGGCCATTGCCCGCGCGCTAGTCGGCGAAGCGAAGATCGTCTTCATGGACGAGCCGACGGCGTCGCTCACACAGTCCGAAACCAACCATCTTCTCGAGATTGTCCGCAATCTGTCAGCCTCCGGCGTCGCCGTCGTCTTCGTCAGCCATCGGCTTGCGGAAGTACTCGAGATATCGAGCAGGCTGACGGTGCTTCGTGATGGTGCGCTTGTCGGCGTTTATCCGACTGAAGGCATGACCCAGTCCCGCATTACCGAACTGATGACTGGAAAGACGTTCGACAATCAGGTTCGGGCAACGCCCAAGGATCATCAGCCCGTTGTCCTCGATGTCAGGTCGCTCAGCCGGCGCGGTCAGTTCGAGGATATTTCGCTGACAGTGCGGCGCGGTGAAACCCTCGGCATCACCGGGTTGCTCGGCGCTGGCCGGACGGAGCTTGCCCTTGCTCTCTTCGGTATGACGAAACCGAATTCCGGAACGATCATGCTCGATGGCAGGCCGGTGCGCTTCTCGTCCAATCGCGACGCGGTTCAGGCCGGCATCGCCTATCTTTCCGAGGACCGCCTGTCGCTCGGGCTTATCCAGCCGCAATCGATCGCCGACAATCTCGTGATTTCGTCTTTGCGCAAGATCCTGTCCGGCGGCTTCCTTTCCGACGAAAGGAAGGAAAGCCTCGTTTCGCACTGGATCCGCGAGCTCGGTATCAGAATCGGGCGGCAGGAGGATGCGATTTCGACATTGTCGGGCGGCAATCAGCAGCGCGTCGCCATCGCCAAATGGCTGGCGACCGATCCGAAGCTCTTGATCCTCGATGCGCCGACCGTCGGCGTCGACGTCGGCGCGAGGGCAGGCATCTTCGACATCGTGGCCAAGCTCGCTGAAAGCGGCCTGGCGATCATCCTGATTTCCGACGAAGTGCCCGAGGTCTATTTCAATGCGGATCGCGTGCTGCACATGGCGCAGGGCAGGATCGTCGGCTCGTTCGATCCACGGCAATGTTCCCTTCACGATATCGAGGCTGCCGTCTATGCGTAA
- a CDS encoding ABC transporter permease produces MRNFISTHATESSLLAVMIVICAFLSFATDNFFSLGNTFDLLNTSAVNIIFAVGLLVVLIAGGIDISFAVGASVVQYVTAIALGWIGGGSWLSGILIAGSIGILLGAINAFLIHRFRIISIVATISTFNIYFGLLMFFTKGVSIYDLPDWLTDKVVLFEHEMPDGTWIEITLPVLVMVICVVATWILITRTTIGRQLYAFGDNPEGARRFGINIGAMQFIAFGWLGLMAGIGGLVQAHYAQEVVPNAFYGRELDVLAAVVLGGARLGGGKGSVLGCVLGVLLISITQNGLNLMGVSPFAFKMIIGAIILVAITLSNTRIDKLVPVLRGEGQTR; encoded by the coding sequence ATGCGTAATTTCATCAGCACCCATGCGACGGAAAGTTCCCTGCTGGCGGTGATGATCGTCATCTGCGCCTTCCTGTCTTTCGCCACGGACAATTTCTTCTCCCTCGGCAATACCTTCGATCTCCTGAACACCAGCGCCGTCAACATCATCTTTGCGGTCGGTCTGCTGGTCGTTCTGATCGCCGGCGGGATTGATATCTCCTTCGCGGTCGGTGCGTCCGTTGTGCAATACGTAACAGCCATCGCGCTCGGCTGGATCGGTGGAGGAAGCTGGCTCTCGGGCATTCTCATCGCGGGATCGATCGGCATCCTGCTCGGAGCGATCAATGCCTTCCTGATCCATCGTTTCCGGATCATCTCGATCGTCGCGACCATCTCCACCTTCAATATCTATTTCGGGCTTCTCATGTTCTTCACCAAGGGCGTGTCGATCTACGACCTGCCCGACTGGCTGACGGACAAGGTCGTCTTGTTCGAGCATGAAATGCCCGATGGCACTTGGATCGAGATCACACTTCCGGTCCTGGTTATGGTGATCTGTGTCGTCGCCACCTGGATACTCATAACCCGCACCACCATCGGCCGGCAGCTCTACGCCTTCGGCGACAATCCAGAAGGCGCGCGTCGTTTTGGCATCAACATCGGCGCCATGCAATTCATTGCATTCGGCTGGTTGGGGTTGATGGCCGGTATCGGCGGTCTGGTGCAGGCGCATTATGCGCAGGAGGTCGTCCCGAATGCGTTCTACGGTCGTGAACTCGACGTGCTTGCCGCGGTGGTTCTCGGCGGGGCGCGTCTTGGCGGCGGCAAGGGATCGGTGCTCGGTTGCGTCCTCGGCGTGCTGCTGATCTCCATCACGCAGAACGGACTCAATCTGATGGGCGTCTCGCCCTTCGCGTTCAAGATGATCATCGGCGCCATCATCCTGGTCGCCATCACGCTATCGAATACGCGGATCGACAAGCTTGTGCCGGTTCTGCGCGGAGAGGGGCAGACACGATGA
- a CDS encoding ABC transporter permease — protein MTVLVESFQKRFGPEMAGPFFAFIAVMIFFGVASPQFLSQATFGSVAFQLPELGLLTLAMLLPILTGGLNLAITFTANIAGLTVAWVLQANGGVDAGPLAFALGCVLALAAGAASGVVMGFVIAYTRAHPILVSLSMMIFLRGLGEFLTRGGDVSGFPDFLRPLGHGSLLGIPVPLIIFIVCVLVWHLLLTRMKLGFNTYMIGSNIEAARYSGVNTRKVVVLVYTLSGAMCAVAGIIMLARFNSVRVGHGESYLLITVLACFLGGVNPFGGFGRVIPVFVALVVLQLLSSGLNLMGANQHLATAVWGLLLVGVMFLRWVASHYKFLNNRKG, from the coding sequence ATGACCGTTCTTGTCGAAAGTTTCCAGAAACGCTTCGGCCCGGAAATGGCCGGCCCCTTCTTCGCCTTCATTGCCGTGATGATCTTCTTCGGAGTCGCATCGCCGCAATTTCTGAGCCAGGCGACCTTCGGTTCGGTGGCATTTCAACTGCCCGAGCTTGGCCTTCTGACACTGGCGATGCTGCTGCCTATTCTGACGGGTGGGCTCAACCTGGCCATAACGTTCACAGCGAATATCGCTGGGTTGACGGTCGCTTGGGTGCTGCAGGCAAACGGCGGGGTGGATGCCGGACCTTTGGCGTTCGCTCTCGGATGTGTGCTCGCGCTCGCTGCAGGTGCGGCGAGCGGCGTGGTGATGGGCTTCGTCATCGCCTATACGCGCGCCCATCCGATCCTCGTATCGTTGTCGATGATGATCTTCCTGCGCGGCCTTGGCGAGTTTCTCACCCGAGGCGGTGACGTATCGGGCTTTCCGGACTTCCTTCGGCCCCTGGGGCACGGATCGCTGCTGGGCATACCCGTCCCTCTGATCATCTTCATTGTGTGCGTTCTCGTCTGGCATCTGCTGCTGACGCGCATGAAGCTCGGCTTCAATACCTATATGATCGGCTCCAATATCGAGGCTGCCCGCTACTCCGGCGTCAACACGCGCAAGGTCGTCGTTCTCGTCTATACGCTTTCCGGCGCCATGTGCGCGGTCGCGGGCATCATCATGCTGGCGCGCTTCAACTCCGTCCGCGTCGGCCACGGCGAATCCTATCTGTTGATCACAGTGCTTGCCTGCTTCCTGGGCGGCGTCAATCCGTTCGGCGGCTTCGGCCGCGTGATCCCCGTCTTTGTGGCGCTCGTTGTTTTGCAGCTCCTGTCCTCAGGGCTGAATTTGATGGGAGCCAATCAGCATCTGGCAACTGCGGTCTGGGGCCTGCTCCTCGTCGGCGTGATGTTCCTGCGCTGGGTCGCCTCCCACTACAAATTCCTCAACAACCGAAAAGGATGA